In Phragmites australis chromosome 17, lpPhrAust1.1, whole genome shotgun sequence, the following are encoded in one genomic region:
- the LOC133897187 gene encoding uncharacterized protein LOC133897187: MDVTFVCSREEPFKMEVGFFDTVQDMKQKLQSCRGWRASTMSLLHNANVLAEVDGDGDSGTERYGIVEGSVIHVVLLDSQQRQQKRKGPNKGRDEGAPPLRVTVVSWCGAGRVEVPVGARAAVSALREELERARGAASGNRFPLPRDGAYFFIHRQSVMDVPVARRGLRR, encoded by the coding sequence ATGGACGTGACCTTCGTGTGCTCAAGGGAGGAGCCGTTCAAGATGGAGGTGGGCTTCTTCGACACCGTCCAGGACATGAAGCAGAAGCTCCAGAGCTGCAGAGGCTGGCGGGCCTCGACCATGTCCCTCCTCCACAACGCCAATGTGCTTGCCGAGGTTGATGGCGACGGCGACAGCGGCACAGAGAGGTACGGAATCGTGGAGGGCTCCGTCATCCACGTCGTCCTCCTCGACAGTCAGCAGCGGCAGCAAAAGAGAAAGGGGCCGAACAAGGGGCGGGACGAGGGCGCGCCGCCGCTGCGAGTGACCGTGGTGTCGTGGTGCGGCGCGGGGCGCGTGGAGGTGCCCGTGGGCGCGCGCGCCGCGGTGTCGGCCCTGAGGGAGGAGCTGGAGCGCGCGCGCGGGGCGGCGTCTGGGAACAGGTTCCCGCTGCCGCGCGACGGCGCCTACTTCTTCATACACCGGCAGAGCGTGATGGACGTTCCAGTGGCACGGCGTGGCCTCCGGCGATGA
- the LOC133897275 gene encoding tricin synthase 1-like, whose amino-acid sequence MAGHRRRRRHEGGRREQPPQQDPRQKRAAVPDSGHRCQRESYDQIGSPVIAKAGVAHKIDFRVGLPLPVLDQLLAEEGNKSRFDFAFVDADKVNFLNYHERLLQLVRVGGLIAYGNTLWGGSVAATAADEPLSERDRTLAALTREFNAAIAADRRVHVCQLAIADGLTLCRRVT is encoded by the exons ATGGCCGGCCACCGGCGCCGGAGAAGGCACGAAGGCGGGCGCCGGGAGCAGCCTCCACAGCAAGACCCTCGTCAAAAGCGAGCCGCTGTACCAG ATAGTGGCCATCGATGTCAGCGTGAGAGCTACGACCAGATAGGATCGCCGGTGATCGCGAAGGCCGGCGTGGCGCACAAGATCGACTTCCGCGTGGGGCTCCCGCTGCCGGTGCTGGATCAGTTGCTAGCCGAG GAGGGGAACAAGAGCAGGTTCGACTTCGCGTTTGTGGACGCGGACAAGGTGAACTTCCTCAACTACCACGAGCGGCTGCTGCAGCTGGTCAGGGTCGGCGGCCTCATCGCCTACGGCAACACGCTGTGGGGCGGCTCGGTGGCCGCGACCGCCGCAGACGAGCCGCTCTCGGAGCGGGACCGCACTCTCGCGGCGCTCACCAGGGAGTTCAACGCGGCCATCGCCGCCGACCGCCGCGTCCACGTGTGCCAGCTCGCGATCGCCGACGGCCTCACGCTATGCCGCCGCGTCACCTGA